The Saccharopolyspora gloriosae genome window below encodes:
- the eccB gene encoding type VII secretion protein EccB, translating to MASTPTTKSQVQAYQFVLRRMESALVRKDAVMLHDPMGSHKRATVAGAILACIGLIGFLVWGLFGGKGSVPDPGSIVVGKESGSVYVVTADDAAQKRLIPMLNMASAKLLVMAQGGGQGGQAVQATTVKESALADFPRGPRTGMVNAPNYLPDPGNIAEPAWAICDVGQVRDNVDADQAQRSTKVETTVIGGDADHGTELAPDESLFVQDASSGQEYLIYRVENLPGRPNTKAVKAQVDRSEQAVMDIYGLNGQTPRTISTNMLNSVPDAPALQIPEAPSGPVGYMQNPYDSGDVVKQTVAGAPEKFYALLPEGKQEISPGAAAVLHASKRGSQEIPNSTGTITEAPTADTQKLDMDAFPTVVPKPLNFQQAATSCVSWRNINGQHHITVTTGEKSPAKTAPVKLAQHDGTGPKVDYFFMPAGKAAVVRGASNEAGSDSGPLYLVSDQGVIYGIKDAATAQGLGVINSPVGLQAGPSGILRTLPKGDLLDPAQASYVYDSVPVPPGGVNRPPPNPQAQQQSGSSATGS from the coding sequence ATGGCATCAACACCCACAACGAAGTCACAGGTTCAGGCGTATCAGTTCGTCCTTCGCCGCATGGAATCGGCGCTGGTGCGCAAAGACGCGGTGATGCTGCACGATCCGATGGGCTCGCATAAGCGCGCGACCGTCGCCGGCGCCATCCTCGCCTGTATCGGGCTGATCGGGTTCCTGGTCTGGGGCCTGTTCGGCGGGAAGGGCTCGGTTCCGGATCCGGGGTCGATCGTCGTCGGCAAGGAGAGCGGCAGCGTGTACGTCGTCACCGCCGACGACGCGGCGCAGAAGCGGCTGATCCCGATGCTGAACATGGCGTCGGCGAAGCTCCTGGTGATGGCGCAAGGCGGCGGCCAGGGCGGTCAGGCCGTGCAGGCGACCACCGTGAAGGAGTCGGCGCTGGCCGACTTCCCGCGCGGTCCCCGCACCGGCATGGTCAACGCCCCCAACTACCTGCCGGATCCCGGCAACATCGCCGAGCCCGCGTGGGCGATCTGCGATGTCGGCCAGGTCCGGGACAACGTCGACGCGGACCAGGCGCAGCGGTCGACCAAGGTGGAGACCACGGTCATCGGCGGCGATGCCGACCACGGCACCGAACTGGCGCCGGACGAGTCGCTGTTCGTGCAGGACGCCAGTTCCGGGCAGGAGTACTTGATCTACCGGGTCGAGAACCTGCCGGGCCGTCCGAACACGAAGGCCGTCAAGGCCCAGGTGGACCGCTCCGAGCAGGCCGTGATGGACATCTACGGGCTCAACGGGCAGACCCCGCGCACGATCAGCACGAACATGCTGAACTCCGTGCCGGACGCGCCCGCGCTGCAGATCCCGGAGGCTCCGAGCGGTCCGGTCGGCTACATGCAGAACCCGTACGACTCGGGCGATGTGGTCAAGCAGACCGTCGCCGGTGCGCCGGAGAAGTTCTACGCGCTGCTGCCCGAGGGCAAGCAGGAGATCAGCCCTGGTGCGGCGGCGGTGCTGCACGCCAGCAAGCGCGGCAGCCAGGAGATCCCGAACTCCACGGGCACCATCACGGAGGCGCCGACGGCGGACACGCAGAAGCTCGACATGGACGCGTTCCCGACGGTGGTCCCGAAGCCGCTGAACTTCCAGCAGGCGGCGACGTCCTGCGTGAGCTGGCGCAACATCAACGGGCAGCACCACATCACGGTCACCACGGGCGAGAAGTCGCCCGCGAAGACCGCCCCGGTGAAGCTGGCCCAGCACGACGGGACCGGGCCGAAGGTGGACTACTTCTTCATGCCCGCGGGCAAGGCCGCGGTCGTGCGGGGAGCGTCCAACGAGGCCGGTTCCGACTCGGGCCCGCTGTACCTGGTCTCCGACCAGGGCGTGATCTACGGCATCAAGGACGCCGCGACCGCGCAGGGGCTCGGCGTGATCAACAGTCCGGTCGGGCTGCAGGCGGGTCCGTCGGGGATTCTGCGCACGTTGCCCAAGGGCGACCTGCTCGACCCGGCGCAGGCGAGCTACGTCTACGACTCCGTCCCGGTGCCGCCGGGCGGGGTGAACCGACCGCCGCCGAATCCCCAGGCCCAGCAGCAGTCCGGGAGTTCCGCGACCGGTAGCTGA
- a CDS encoding cryptochrome/photolyase family protein, with the protein MSAPAILWFRRDLRVRDHPALAAAGDGGRRVIGVFVLDEALLAPSGPVRRTFLYRCLRELDASIGGRLLVLRGDPTEVLPELVAEVGADSVHVSADAGPYGRERDERVRAALGVDWVVTGSPYAVTPGRITKRDGTAYKVFTPFRRAWEEHGRPAPADTDESAVDWLLPRKVRAAGIPEDEDLGGTVLPPAGERAALERWDDFRDSALTGYDGDRDRPDRAGTSRMSPYLRWGCVHPRTLLADLDGSTGDGASSYRDELVFREFYADVLWNWPGSARHNFDTRFDRMRLDTGDDAWERFEDWCAGRTGFPIVDAGMRQLLAVGWMHNRVRMVVASFLVKDLHLPWWWGARHFMRHLVDGDLASNQHGWQWAAGSGTDASPYFRIFNPITQGTKFDPDGSYVREHVPELRGLDAKRTHQPWTLPEGPPNGYPPPMVEHGVERQEALARYGEIKTST; encoded by the coding sequence ATGAGCGCACCCGCGATCCTGTGGTTCCGGCGTGACCTTCGGGTCCGCGACCATCCGGCGTTGGCGGCGGCCGGGGACGGCGGTCGCCGGGTGATCGGGGTGTTCGTGCTGGACGAGGCGCTGCTCGCGCCGTCCGGCCCGGTTCGGCGCACCTTCCTGTACCGCTGCCTGCGGGAGCTCGACGCGAGCATCGGCGGCCGGCTGCTGGTGCTGCGCGGAGACCCGACGGAGGTGCTGCCCGAGCTGGTCGCGGAGGTCGGCGCCGACTCCGTGCACGTCTCCGCGGACGCCGGGCCCTACGGCCGGGAACGCGACGAGCGGGTCCGGGCCGCGTTGGGGGTCGACTGGGTCGTCACCGGTTCGCCGTACGCGGTCACGCCGGGGCGGATCACCAAGCGCGACGGCACCGCCTACAAGGTGTTCACGCCGTTCCGGCGAGCCTGGGAAGAGCACGGCAGGCCCGCTCCCGCGGACACCGACGAGTCCGCGGTGGACTGGCTGCTGCCGCGGAAGGTGCGCGCCGCCGGTATCCCCGAGGACGAGGACCTGGGCGGGACCGTGCTGCCGCCCGCGGGGGAGCGGGCCGCGCTGGAGCGCTGGGACGACTTCCGCGACTCCGCGCTCACCGGCTACGACGGGGACCGGGACCGCCCGGACCGCGCGGGCACCAGCCGCATGTCCCCGTACCTGCGGTGGGGCTGCGTGCATCCGCGCACCCTGCTCGCCGATCTGGACGGCAGCACCGGCGACGGCGCGAGCAGCTACCGCGACGAGCTGGTGTTCCGCGAGTTCTACGCCGACGTGCTGTGGAACTGGCCGGGCAGCGCGCGGCACAACTTCGACACCCGGTTCGACCGGATGCGGCTGGACACCGGTGACGACGCGTGGGAGCGGTTCGAGGACTGGTGCGCGGGCCGCACCGGTTTCCCGATCGTCGACGCGGGGATGCGGCAGCTGCTCGCGGTGGGCTGGATGCACAACCGGGTGCGGATGGTGGTGGCGAGCTTCCTGGTCAAGGACCTGCACCTGCCGTGGTGGTGGGGTGCGCGGCACTTCATGCGGCACCTCGTCGACGGGGACCTCGCGTCGAACCAGCACGGCTGGCAGTGGGCGGCCGGTTCGGGCACCGACGCCTCCCCGTACTTCCGGATCTTCAACCCGATCACGCAGGGAACGAAGTTCGACCCGGACGGGAGCTACGTCCGCGAGCACGTCCCGGAGCTGCGCGGTCTCGACGCGAAGCGGACCCACCAGCCGTGGACCCTGCCGGAGGGCCCGCCGAACGGGTACCCGCCGCCGATGGTCGAGCACGGGGTGGAACGCCAGGAAGCCCTCGCCCGCTACGGCGAGATCAAGACCTCGACGTGA
- the mycP gene encoding type VII secretion-associated serine protease mycosin: protein MRFNSRGGKLRCGLALISVLGLTALGPAQPAMADEVEFQPPPLSPATPPSGPLSVSGNFEPTQGCMQANTSGSSVEEKPWSQLVLGFEQAHEEGLTGAGKTVGVIDTGVNPHPRLNLNGGGGSAVPDGGANSDCDGHGTVVAGIIAASEDPSTGFVGVAPQSTIMSLRQSSSLFQDKAQNKTIGDTRTMAQAIQYAADQNVDVINISQSSCQSMAAAMADGGGYNNLLYNAVKNAYDKKIVIVAAAGNTQDSCQKNPSGNPTTAVLPAWFDEYVLTVGSIGQQGQPSEFTVPGPWVDVAAPGEDLAALDPGRGGSGVVNQLATGPQGEPGPIQGTSFAAPYVSGLAVLIKEKFPELSAKEVMDRIEKTTLSPGGPNGRNDIVGYGMIDPMAALSDVVPAEHGKQPAPAKPARLGADAIPQTDWAAMTIAVGGSLGGIGAVLFTAFLLNAVRTVRARRAGDDED, encoded by the coding sequence ATGCGCTTCAACTCGCGTGGCGGGAAGCTGCGGTGCGGCCTGGCGTTGATCTCCGTGCTCGGCCTGACCGCGCTGGGCCCCGCCCAGCCGGCCATGGCCGATGAAGTGGAGTTCCAGCCGCCGCCGCTGTCCCCGGCGACTCCGCCGTCCGGTCCGCTGTCGGTGAGCGGCAACTTCGAGCCGACCCAGGGCTGCATGCAGGCCAACACCAGCGGTTCCTCCGTCGAGGAGAAGCCGTGGAGCCAGCTCGTGCTCGGCTTCGAGCAGGCCCACGAGGAGGGTCTGACCGGCGCGGGCAAGACGGTCGGCGTGATCGACACCGGGGTGAACCCGCATCCTCGGCTCAACCTCAACGGTGGCGGCGGCAGCGCCGTGCCGGACGGCGGGGCGAACTCGGACTGCGACGGCCACGGCACCGTGGTGGCCGGGATCATCGCCGCCTCGGAGGACCCCAGCACCGGTTTCGTCGGGGTGGCGCCGCAGTCGACGATCATGTCGCTGCGCCAGTCGTCCTCGCTGTTCCAGGACAAGGCGCAGAACAAGACGATCGGCGACACCCGGACGATGGCGCAGGCCATCCAGTACGCGGCCGATCAGAACGTCGACGTCATCAACATCTCGCAGTCGTCGTGCCAGTCGATGGCCGCGGCGATGGCCGACGGCGGCGGCTACAACAACCTGCTCTACAACGCCGTCAAGAACGCCTACGACAAGAAGATCGTCATCGTGGCGGCGGCGGGCAACACGCAGGACAGCTGCCAGAAGAACCCCAGCGGCAACCCGACGACGGCCGTGCTGCCCGCGTGGTTCGACGAGTACGTGCTGACGGTCGGTTCGATCGGGCAGCAGGGGCAGCCGTCGGAGTTCACCGTTCCCGGCCCGTGGGTGGACGTCGCGGCACCGGGCGAGGACCTCGCCGCGCTCGACCCCGGCAGGGGCGGCTCGGGCGTGGTCAACCAGCTCGCCACCGGTCCGCAGGGCGAGCCGGGGCCGATCCAGGGGACCAGCTTCGCCGCGCCCTACGTGTCCGGGCTGGCGGTGCTGATCAAGGAGAAGTTCCCCGAGCTGTCGGCCAAGGAGGTCATGGATCGGATCGAGAAGACCACGCTGAGCCCCGGCGGCCCGAACGGGCGCAACGACATCGTCGGGTACGGCATGATCGATCCGATGGCGGCGCTGAGCGACGTCGTGCCCGCCGAGCACGGCAAGCAGCCCGCACCGGCCAAGCCTGCCCGGCTCGGTGCGGACGCCATCCCGCAGACCGACTGGGCCGCGATGACGATCGCGGTAGGCGGCTCGCTCGGCGGCATCGGCGCGGTCCTGTTCACCGCGTTCCTGCTCAACGCCGTGCGCACCGTCCGCGCTCGCCGCGCGGGCGACGACGAGGACTGA
- a CDS encoding WXG100 family type VII secretion target yields the protein MASADPGDSGMLQSNDLWTVRAAVRSEPADAEGDPVVPVEPPVAEAAPPAEPAFEIDRQDVLVQLEFLRQAIGILEVPDPFGPEFAVATGAGEQLRPAAESWRAAASVLHPSMSLVSDQVSGIDGCWDGADSDAFVAQVRRIGARGGELAVAVTALADELDGVAESLRVLGREMRELIASVAGPVHAALREPDSDLPAAREHLMRIRRPAAGLAESVTETMAAFGRFCAEQEDALPSAPDLATVSGSPLWTDFGTGTAAEPAPGDSADPTPAVTVAAQADEPAATIPAQADEPDTAVPAQADDPAATVSAQADDPDATNGADAVPAAGPAAAATGGAMAGGGMVGGMMPMAGMAGAGAGGGQRRPKRPRAKADPSELFGTPAPAAEPVLGDTKKKQQEKHP from the coding sequence ATGGCGTCGGCGGACCCGGGGGACTCCGGGATGTTGCAGTCGAACGACTTGTGGACGGTTCGCGCGGCGGTGCGATCGGAGCCCGCGGACGCGGAAGGCGACCCGGTGGTTCCGGTCGAGCCGCCGGTCGCCGAGGCCGCGCCGCCCGCCGAGCCCGCGTTCGAGATCGACCGGCAGGACGTGTTGGTGCAGCTGGAATTCCTGCGCCAGGCCATCGGAATCCTCGAAGTGCCCGACCCGTTCGGGCCCGAGTTCGCCGTCGCCACCGGGGCGGGGGAGCAGCTGCGACCCGCCGCCGAGTCCTGGCGGGCGGCGGCGTCCGTGCTGCACCCGAGCATGTCCCTGGTGTCCGATCAGGTCAGCGGCATCGACGGCTGCTGGGACGGGGCGGACTCCGACGCGTTCGTCGCGCAGGTGCGCCGGATCGGCGCGCGCGGCGGCGAGCTGGCGGTCGCCGTGACCGCGCTGGCCGACGAGCTCGACGGCGTGGCCGAGTCGTTGCGGGTGCTGGGCCGGGAGATGCGGGAGCTCATCGCTTCGGTGGCCGGGCCGGTGCACGCGGCGCTGCGCGAACCGGATTCCGACCTGCCGGCGGCTCGCGAACACCTCATGCGGATCCGGCGCCCCGCCGCCGGGCTGGCGGAGTCCGTCACCGAGACGATGGCCGCCTTCGGCCGGTTCTGCGCCGAGCAGGAGGACGCGCTGCCGTCCGCACCCGACCTCGCCACGGTGTCGGGAAGTCCGTTGTGGACGGACTTCGGGACCGGTACCGCTGCGGAACCGGCGCCCGGCGACTCGGCGGACCCCACTCCGGCCGTGACGGTCGCCGCGCAAGCCGACGAACCGGCCGCCACGATTCCAGCGCAGGCCGACGAACCGGACACCGCCGTTCCAGCCCAGGCCGACGATCCCGCCGCCACGGTCTCCGCGCAGGCCGATGATCCGGACGCCACGAACGGCGCCGACGCCGTCCCCGCGGCCGGTCCCGCGGCGGCGGCCACCGGCGGCGCGATGGCCGGTGGCGGCATGGTCGGCGGCATGATGCCGATGGCGGGCATGGCCGGAGCGGGTGCGGGCGGCGGCCAACGCCGCCCGAAGCGCCCCCGCGCCAAAGCGGACCCGTCCGAGCTGTTCGGCACCCCGGCGCCCGCGGCCGAACCCGTCCTCGGCGACACCAAGAAGAAGCAGCAGGAGAAGCACCCGTAG
- a CDS encoding citrate synthase, protein MPDDATAKRTVALRYDGGEHEMQVTEPTEGSAGVDLGKLLSQTGLVTLDPGFVNTAACKSDITYIDGDAGILRYRGYPIEELAAKSNFIEVSYLLIYGELPTQAQYDEFADRIQRHTLLHEDLKQFFDGFPRDAHPMPVLSSAVSALSTFYQDSLDPFDQNQVELSTVRLLAKLPTIAAYAYKKSVGQPFLYPDNSLGLVENFLRMTFGFPAEPYEVDPALTRALDLLFILHADHEQNCSTSTVRMVGSSEANLFASISAGINALFGPLHGGANSAVLEMLEGIHANGGDVDSFVERVKNKEPGVKLMGFGHRVYKNYDPRAAIIKKTADEVLGKLGANDPLLEIALKLEEKALADDYFVERKLYPNVDFYTGLIYKAMGFPTKYFTVLFALGRLPGWIAHWREMLEDPARKISRPRQVYTGEAERSYRSIGER, encoded by the coding sequence ATGCCCGACGACGCGACCGCCAAACGTACCGTCGCGCTGCGCTACGACGGTGGCGAGCACGAAATGCAGGTGACGGAGCCGACCGAAGGCTCCGCCGGTGTTGATCTCGGGAAGCTGCTGTCGCAGACCGGTTTGGTGACGCTCGATCCGGGTTTCGTCAACACCGCGGCCTGCAAGTCCGACATCACCTACATCGACGGTGACGCGGGCATCCTGCGCTACCGCGGCTACCCGATCGAAGAGCTGGCCGCCAAGTCGAACTTCATCGAGGTCAGCTACCTGCTGATCTACGGCGAGCTGCCCACGCAGGCGCAGTACGACGAGTTCGCCGACCGCATCCAGCGGCACACCCTGCTGCACGAGGACCTCAAGCAGTTCTTCGACGGCTTCCCCCGCGACGCGCACCCGATGCCGGTGCTGTCGTCGGCGGTCTCCGCCTTGTCGACCTTCTACCAGGACAGCCTGGACCCGTTCGACCAGAACCAGGTCGAGCTCTCCACGGTGCGCCTGCTGGCGAAGCTGCCCACCATCGCGGCCTACGCCTACAAGAAGTCCGTCGGCCAGCCGTTCCTGTACCCGGACAACTCGCTGGGCCTGGTGGAGAACTTCCTGCGGATGACCTTCGGGTTCCCCGCCGAGCCCTACGAGGTCGACCCGGCGCTGACCCGCGCCCTCGACCTGCTGTTCATCCTGCACGCCGACCACGAGCAGAACTGCTCCACGTCCACGGTGCGCATGGTGGGCTCCTCGGAGGCGAACCTGTTCGCCTCGATCTCCGCGGGCATCAACGCCCTGTTCGGCCCGCTGCACGGCGGTGCGAACAGCGCGGTGCTGGAGATGCTGGAAGGCATCCACGCCAACGGCGGTGACGTCGACTCGTTCGTCGAGCGCGTGAAGAACAAGGAGCCCGGCGTCAAGCTGATGGGCTTCGGGCACCGGGTCTACAAGAACTACGACCCGCGCGCCGCGATCATCAAGAAGACCGCGGACGAGGTGCTGGGCAAGCTCGGCGCGAACGACCCGCTGCTGGAGATCGCGCTCAAGCTGGAGGAGAAGGCGCTGGCCGACGACTACTTCGTCGAGCGCAAGCTCTACCCGAACGTCGACTTCTACACCGGCCTGATCTACAAGGCGATGGGCTTCCCGACGAAGTACTTCACCGTCCTGTTCGCGCTCGGCCGCCTTCCCGGCTGGATCGCGCACTGGCGGGAGATGCTGGAGGACCCGGCCCGCAAGATCAGCCGCCCGCGCCAGGTCTACACCGGCGAGGCGGAGCGCTCCTACCGGTCCATCGGCGAGCGCTGA
- a CDS encoding TetR/AcrR family transcriptional regulator, whose protein sequence is MNAPDPAARADQATAGAARRGTARTQEQRRADLLDRLCALFLEEGFARFTLDDLAARLHCSKSTLYTLAGSKEQLAVRVVGQFFKNATAGIERSVAEVTDVRARMRAYLDAAAEQLRPASRRFIADMAANAATSATYQANARAAAENMRRYIRDGVRDGVFREVHAAFVAEMVSGTIGAIQRGEIAERTGLTDAEAFAELSQFLMGGLFEPVADDSRITPLVAEHTGP, encoded by the coding sequence ATGAACGCCCCCGACCCGGCCGCGCGCGCCGACCAGGCGACCGCCGGAGCGGCCCGCCGCGGCACCGCGCGCACCCAGGAACAACGCCGCGCCGACCTGCTCGACCGGTTGTGCGCGCTGTTCCTGGAGGAGGGGTTCGCCCGCTTCACCCTCGACGACCTGGCCGCCCGCCTGCACTGCTCGAAGTCGACGCTCTACACGCTCGCGGGCAGCAAGGAGCAGCTCGCGGTCCGGGTCGTCGGGCAGTTCTTCAAGAACGCCACCGCCGGGATCGAGCGCTCCGTCGCCGAGGTCACCGATGTGCGCGCCCGGATGCGCGCCTACCTCGACGCCGCCGCCGAACAGCTGCGCCCGGCGTCGCGGCGGTTCATCGCCGACATGGCCGCCAACGCCGCCACCAGCGCGACCTACCAGGCCAACGCCCGCGCCGCCGCCGAGAACATGCGCCGCTACATCCGCGACGGCGTCCGCGACGGCGTGTTCCGCGAGGTCCACGCCGCCTTCGTCGCCGAAATGGTCAGCGGCACCATCGGCGCCATCCAGCGCGGCGAGATCGCCGAACGCACCGGCCTCACCGACGCGGAGGCCTTCGCCGAACTGTCCCAGTTCCTGATGGGCGGCCTGTTCGAACCGGTCGCCGACGATTCACGGATCACCCCACTTGTCGCGGAGCACACTGGTCCGTGA
- a CDS encoding PfkB family carbohydrate kinase, whose amino-acid sequence MIVIGGEALVDLVPDSATAGGELGPLHPRLGGGPYNVAIALGRLDVPAGFHATLSTDQFGDKLLERLVDSGVSTDLVRRGPEPTTLAVVGLSEDGSARYSFHTEGTAARFVADPGPLSDEVTAVSFGTLGMVLEPGATTYEAVLFREAERGRFVALDPNIRADLIADPAAYRKRFESWLPSVHLLKLSVEDAEWLAGDEDLQSALRRWQQAGPAGLVLTKGADGLTALVGDGELVEVPGVRAQVADTIGAGDTVHAALLAWLHRADALSPEAVRGLTHDQWREALGFAARAAAITVSRPGAEPPTSAELV is encoded by the coding sequence GTGATCGTCATCGGTGGAGAGGCCCTCGTCGACCTCGTCCCGGACTCCGCCACGGCAGGCGGCGAACTGGGGCCGCTGCACCCCCGCCTCGGGGGCGGCCCGTACAACGTGGCGATCGCACTGGGCAGGCTCGACGTGCCCGCCGGTTTCCACGCCACCCTGTCCACCGACCAGTTCGGCGACAAGCTGCTGGAGCGGCTGGTCGACTCCGGGGTGAGCACGGACCTCGTCCGGCGCGGGCCGGAGCCGACGACGCTGGCCGTGGTCGGCCTCAGCGAGGACGGCTCCGCGCGCTACAGCTTCCACACGGAGGGGACCGCCGCGCGCTTCGTGGCCGACCCCGGGCCGCTGTCCGACGAGGTCACCGCGGTCTCGTTCGGCACGCTCGGCATGGTGCTGGAGCCGGGCGCGACCACCTACGAGGCGGTGCTGTTCCGGGAGGCCGAGCGCGGCCGGTTCGTGGCGCTGGACCCGAACATCCGCGCCGACCTGATCGCCGACCCCGCCGCCTACCGCAAGCGCTTCGAGAGCTGGTTGCCGTCGGTGCACCTGCTGAAGCTGTCGGTGGAGGACGCGGAGTGGCTGGCCGGGGACGAGGACCTGCAGTCGGCGCTGCGCCGCTGGCAGCAGGCCGGACCGGCGGGCCTGGTGCTCACCAAGGGCGCGGACGGGCTCACGGCACTGGTCGGGGACGGTGAGCTCGTCGAGGTGCCCGGCGTGCGCGCCCAGGTCGCCGACACCATCGGCGCCGGGGACACGGTGCACGCGGCGCTGCTCGCCTGGCTGCACCGCGCCGACGCGCTCTCCCCGGAGGCGGTGCGCGGCCTGACCCACGACCAGTGGCGCGAGGCGCTCGGCTTCGCCGCCCGCGCGGCGGCCATCACCGTCTCCCGTCCCGGAGCGGAACCTCCCACCTCCGCCGAACTCGTCTGA
- the eccE gene encoding type VII secretion protein EccE, giving the protein MSVSTQHPAQPNASGTGGGRTRIRARRRTIGASLGAMPVANIVVIEVGLALGLILVLLNEMLWPVAAGVAALALIIALLRRRGRWFTQWFGLVLDYRTRSHTRRSVPPSDDVSEFAEDKNGDGIIGPDENHRVALLRILVEDLVVARGQDHDRNPVGLSWHNGKWTAVLMVDPTPPLLNPANSAPNLPLGVLTPCLEDRGVVLDAIQVIWHCYPGSTALMPDSPALNSYLELMGNSSAAARRTTWVAVRLDPQTCAKAIGERGGGIIGAHRALIGALSRVRNALAGQGIVTRPLDPDELLQAGVASAELQDALGTQRPIGLKERWSGVTADRFSHSSYAITGWPNHMSESINALTGVRGRSTSIALSIAPTGEDGEVGLRGLVRISARSPEALGTADHQLRNISNKLNLTLTPLRGMQLAGLTGTLPLGGAA; this is encoded by the coding sequence ATGTCCGTCAGTACGCAACATCCGGCCCAGCCGAACGCCTCCGGTACCGGCGGTGGTCGTACGCGCATCCGAGCGCGTCGGCGCACCATCGGGGCCAGCCTCGGGGCGATGCCGGTGGCCAACATCGTCGTCATCGAGGTCGGCCTGGCGCTCGGCCTGATCCTCGTGTTGCTCAACGAGATGCTGTGGCCGGTGGCCGCGGGCGTCGCCGCGCTCGCGCTGATCATCGCGCTGCTGCGCAGGCGCGGGCGCTGGTTCACCCAGTGGTTCGGCCTCGTCCTGGACTACCGCACCCGCAGCCACACCCGCCGTTCCGTGCCGCCGTCGGACGACGTCAGCGAGTTCGCCGAGGACAAGAACGGCGACGGCATCATCGGTCCGGATGAGAACCACCGGGTGGCGCTGCTGCGCATCCTGGTGGAGGACCTCGTCGTCGCCCGCGGCCAGGACCACGACCGCAATCCCGTCGGATTGTCATGGCACAACGGCAAATGGACCGCGGTGCTGATGGTCGACCCGACGCCGCCGCTGCTCAACCCCGCCAACTCCGCGCCGAACCTGCCGCTCGGAGTGCTCACTCCGTGCTTGGAGGACCGGGGCGTGGTGCTCGACGCGATCCAGGTGATCTGGCACTGCTACCCGGGCAGCACCGCGCTGATGCCCGACTCGCCCGCGCTGAACTCCTACTTGGAGCTGATGGGCAATTCCTCCGCCGCCGCGCGTCGCACCACGTGGGTCGCGGTGCGGCTGGATCCGCAGACCTGCGCGAAGGCCATCGGGGAACGCGGCGGCGGCATCATCGGCGCGCACCGGGCGCTGATCGGCGCGCTGTCCCGGGTGCGCAACGCGCTCGCGGGGCAGGGCATCGTGACCCGGCCGCTGGACCCGGACGAACTGCTGCAGGCCGGGGTCGCCTCCGCCGAGCTGCAGGACGCGCTCGGCACCCAGCGCCCGATCGGCTTGAAGGAGCGGTGGAGCGGCGTCACCGCGGACCGCTTCAGCCACTCCAGCTACGCGATCACCGGCTGGCCGAACCACATGAGCGAGAGCATCAACGCGCTCACCGGGGTCCGGGGGCGCTCCACGAGCATCGCGCTGTCCATCGCACCGACCGGTGAGGACGGTGAGGTCGGGCTGCGCGGCCTGGTCCGGATCAGCGCGCGGAGCCCGGAGGCGCTCGGCACCGCCGACCACCAGCTGCGCAACATCAGCAACAAGCTCAACCTCACGCTCACCCCGCTGCGCGGGATGCAGCTGGCCGGGCTGACCGGAACGCTTCCGCTGGGAGGTGCGGCATGA